One region of Acidovorax sp. T1 genomic DNA includes:
- a CDS encoding substrate-binding domain-containing protein: MHRVQLHYTLSRDAGDALIRNPLPEMLQAVAQQGSISAAARTLGLSYRHVWGALKRWEDQLGGELVTWGKGQSAQLSEFGTKLLWAERQAQARLAPQIAALHADLERAFAVAFDDSTHVLTLYASHDDALGALRAHAAMPGEGGALHLDIRFTGSVDAIRALNEGRCTLAGFHTLEDPAADSLAARTYRPLLQPGRHKIIGFARRTQGLIVARGNPLGLHTLADVARTGARFVNRPLGTGTRVLLGDLLAMAGLTPEDITGYDLNEPSHGAVAQAVAAGAADVGMGIALAAHARGLDFVPLVHERYHLACLKSTLDQPATRALRHLLQTPEWLAHMQTLPGYTPLHCGEVLAMSTVLPWWRFSSRKRGADPRHKP, translated from the coding sequence GTGCATAGGGTCCAACTTCACTACACGCTCAGCCGCGATGCCGGCGACGCCCTGATCCGCAACCCGCTGCCCGAGATGCTGCAGGCGGTGGCGCAGCAGGGCTCCATCTCGGCCGCGGCGCGCACGCTGGGGCTGTCTTATCGCCATGTGTGGGGCGCCCTCAAGCGCTGGGAAGACCAGCTGGGCGGCGAGCTCGTTACCTGGGGCAAGGGCCAGTCGGCCCAACTCAGCGAGTTCGGCACCAAGCTGCTGTGGGCCGAGCGCCAGGCCCAGGCGCGTCTGGCACCGCAGATTGCCGCGCTGCACGCGGATCTGGAGCGCGCCTTTGCCGTGGCGTTTGACGACAGTACCCATGTGCTGACCCTGTATGCCAGCCACGACGATGCCCTGGGCGCGCTGCGCGCCCACGCCGCCATGCCCGGCGAGGGTGGCGCGCTGCACCTCGATATCCGCTTCACCGGCAGCGTGGACGCCATCCGCGCGCTCAACGAGGGCCGGTGCACGCTGGCAGGGTTTCACACACTCGAAGACCCCGCGGCCGATTCGCTGGCGGCACGCACCTACCGCCCGCTGCTGCAACCGGGGCGGCACAAGATCATTGGCTTTGCGCGGCGCACCCAGGGGCTGATCGTTGCGCGCGGCAATCCCTTGGGGCTGCACACCCTGGCCGATGTGGCGCGCACCGGCGCCCGGTTTGTGAACCGGCCGCTGGGCACCGGCACCCGCGTGCTGCTGGGCGACCTGCTGGCCATGGCCGGGCTCACCCCCGAAGACATCACCGGCTATGACCTGAACGAGCCGTCGCACGGCGCCGTGGCGCAGGCTGTGGCGGCCGGTGCGGCCGACGTGGGCATGGGCATTGCCCTGGCGGCCCATGCCCGGGGGCTGGATTTTGTGCCCCTGGTGCATGAGCGCTACCACCTGGCCTGCCTCAAATCCACGCTGGACCAACCCGCCACGCGGGCATTGCGCCACCTGCTGCAAACACCCGAGTGGCTGGCGCACATGCAGACGCTGCCGGGCTACACCCCCTTGCACTGCGGCGAAGTATTGGCCATGAGCACGGTGCTGCCGTGGTGGCGATTCAGCAGTCGCAAGCGGGGCGCAGACCCTAGGCATAAACCCTGA
- a CDS encoding ABC transporter permease, translated as MSTLSESAITALHLTLSADPVLWTIVGRSLAVSGTACLLACGAGLVLGAWLGVARFAGRGAVLAWLNTMLAVPSVVVGLVVYLLLSRSGPFGALGWLFTFKAMVIAQTLLVLPVVTALTCQLVADAERGHGEQLQSIGAGTVMRSLLLAWDERYALLTVLIASFGRAISEVGAVMIVGGNIDGFTRVMTTAIALETSKGDLPLALALGLVLLAVVLALNVLIAALRRWREGVDGTSRGALPGVLA; from the coding sequence ATGTCCACTCTCTCTGAAAGCGCCATCACGGCGCTGCACCTCACGCTTTCGGCCGACCCCGTCTTGTGGACCATTGTGGGCCGCTCTCTTGCTGTCAGCGGCACGGCCTGCCTGCTGGCCTGCGGTGCCGGGCTGGTGCTGGGCGCGTGGCTGGGCGTGGCGCGGTTTGCGGGCCGGGGCGCCGTGCTGGCCTGGCTCAACACCATGCTGGCCGTGCCTTCGGTGGTGGTCGGGCTGGTGGTTTATCTGCTGCTGTCGCGCAGCGGCCCGTTTGGCGCCCTGGGCTGGCTTTTCACGTTCAAGGCGATGGTGATCGCCCAGACCCTGCTGGTGCTGCCCGTGGTCACGGCCCTGACCTGCCAGTTGGTGGCCGATGCCGAGCGCGGCCATGGCGAGCAATTGCAATCGATCGGCGCGGGCACCGTGATGCGCAGCCTGCTGCTGGCCTGGGACGAGCGCTATGCCCTGCTGACGGTGCTGATTGCATCGTTTGGGCGCGCCATTTCCGAGGTGGGCGCCGTGATGATCGTGGGCGGCAACATCGACGGTTTCACGCGCGTGATGACCACTGCCATCGCCCTCGAAACCAGCAAGGGCGACCTGCCGCTGGCCCTGGCCCTGGGGCTGGTGCTGCTGGCGGTGGTGCTGGCGCTGAACGTGCTGATTGCTGCGTTGCGGCGCTGGCGCGAAGGCGTGGATGGCACCTCGCGGGGCGCCCTGCCCGGAGTGCTGGCATGA
- a CDS encoding TRAP transporter small permease subunit has translation MQALLKLSRAIDALNAFVGKYVIWLIFAATAVSAINALVRKIFGVSSNAFLEAQWYLFAWSFLVAAGFTLLHREHVRIDVVNSRLPKRVQVWIDIVGFALFLTPLCIVVLYLSVPLVVQMYQTGEMSGNPGGLIRWPVWVALPVGFTLLMLQGWSELIKRIAFLRGQGPDPMGRLVEKSSEEELVEILRQQQEAADAAAAAAAGTTPPATPTR, from the coding sequence ATGCAGGCTTTACTCAAACTTTCACGCGCCATAGACGCACTCAACGCCTTTGTCGGCAAGTACGTCATCTGGCTCATTTTCGCGGCCACCGCCGTGAGCGCCATCAACGCGCTGGTGCGCAAGATTTTCGGGGTCAGCTCCAATGCGTTTCTGGAAGCGCAGTGGTACCTGTTTGCCTGGTCTTTCCTGGTGGCAGCCGGGTTCACGCTGCTGCACCGCGAGCATGTGCGCATTGATGTGGTCAACAGCCGGTTACCGAAGCGCGTACAGGTGTGGATCGACATCGTGGGCTTTGCGCTTTTTCTGACGCCGCTGTGCATCGTGGTGCTGTACCTGAGCGTGCCTCTGGTCGTGCAGATGTACCAGACCGGCGAAATGTCGGGCAACCCCGGTGGCCTGATCCGCTGGCCCGTGTGGGTGGCGCTGCCCGTGGGCTTCACGCTGCTGATGCTGCAAGGCTGGTCCGAGCTGATCAAGCGCATTGCCTTCCTGCGCGGCCAGGGCCCCGACCCCATGGGCCGCCTGGTCGAGAAATCGTCCGAAGAGGAGCTGGTCGAAATCCTGCGCCAGCAACAGGAAGCAGCTGATGCCGCCGCCGCTGCCGCTGCGGGCACCACCCCACCCGCCACGCCCACACGCTGA
- a CDS encoding ABC transporter ATP-binding protein, translating to MSVAPAAALWPDAQTVARAPVAVPDQPPVFSLHGVGVRYGPVQALHGVNLTVSLGERVALIGANGCGKSTLLRVLHGLAKPSSGRLSHDPGVRQAMLFQRPHMLRTSAQHNVALGLWLHGVRWREARALALAALQRVGLEGIAAQNARTLSGGQQQRVALARAWALRPDVLLLDEPTASLDPHAKREVELLMADLAASHGQAGPGHPVTMVFSSHNLGQVKRLASRVIYLEHGCVLADLPVHDFFNGPLPDAARLFVKGEMV from the coding sequence ATGAGCGTCGCGCCTGCCGCTGCTCTGTGGCCCGATGCGCAGACGGTTGCCCGGGCACCGGTGGCCGTGCCCGACCAGCCTCCGGTTTTCTCCCTGCACGGCGTGGGCGTGCGCTATGGCCCGGTGCAGGCGCTCCACGGTGTGAATCTGACGGTGTCCTTGGGCGAACGTGTTGCGTTGATCGGCGCCAATGGCTGTGGCAAGAGCACGCTGCTGCGCGTGCTGCACGGCCTGGCGAAACCCAGCAGCGGGCGCTTGTCGCACGACCCTGGCGTGCGGCAGGCCATGCTGTTCCAGCGCCCGCACATGCTGCGCACCAGCGCCCAGCACAACGTGGCGCTGGGCCTGTGGCTGCACGGCGTGCGCTGGCGCGAGGCGCGGGCGCTGGCACTGGCGGCCTTGCAGCGCGTGGGGCTCGAAGGCATTGCCGCACAAAACGCGCGCACCCTCTCGGGCGGCCAGCAGCAAAGGGTGGCGCTGGCGCGGGCCTGGGCGCTGCGGCCCGATGTGCTGCTGCTCGACGAGCCCACCGCCAGCCTCGACCCCCATGCCAAGCGCGAGGTCGAGCTGCTGATGGCCGACCTTGCCGCCAGCCATGGCCAGGCGGGCCCGGGCCACCCTGTAACCATGGTTTTCAGCAGCCACAACCTGGGCCAGGTCAAGCGGCTGGCCAGCCGGGTGATTTATCTGGAACACGGCTGTGTGCTGGCCGATTTGCCCGTGCACGATTTTTTCAACGGCCCCTTGCCCGACGCCGCGCGATTGTTTGTCAAAGGAGAAATGGTATGA
- a CDS encoding TRAP transporter large permease — translation MEFFATNFAPFMFAGLILFLLLGFPVAFSLGACGLFFGFVGIEMGIFPSSVLAWLPQRLIGIMANDTLLAVPFFTLMGLILERSGMAEDLLDTVGQVFGPMRGGLALAVIFVGALLAATTGVVAASVISMGLISLPIMLRYGYDRRLTSGVIAASGTLAQIIPPSLVLILMADQLGKSVGDMYKGAFLPGFMLMGMYVLYVMFLAVFKPHQVPALPPEARTYREPNGSGGYTSLAILAALSATVSIFLARHMADVHSWWQGELVTSVATDEKVVVAMCGGTAVALVIALLNKGFKLGLLSRLAERVTFVLIPPLLLIFLVLGTIFLGIATPTEGGAMGAMGALIMGWARKRLDMKLLKQALASTTKLSSFVMFILIGATTFSLVFQAADGPVWVEHLLTTLPGGQVGFLIAVNLMVFFLAFFLDYFELSFIVVPLLAPVADKLGIDLIWFGVLLAVNMQTSFMHPPFGFALFFLRSVAPDKPYIDRVTRKTMQPVTTMQIYRGAIPFLLIQLTMVGLLIAFPGIVTGALDAKVEYNMESIGDQMRDTLGGPAESEPYGQEPYGASEEPAPAAETPAPDAAPPMPEPDAAPADDPLKAMEDALKKPTN, via the coding sequence ATGGAATTCTTCGCGACCAATTTCGCCCCCTTCATGTTTGCGGGGCTGATCCTGTTCCTGCTGCTGGGCTTCCCGGTGGCCTTCAGCCTGGGCGCCTGCGGCCTGTTCTTCGGTTTTGTCGGTATCGAGATGGGCATTTTCCCCAGCTCGGTGCTGGCCTGGCTGCCCCAGCGCCTCATTGGCATCATGGCCAACGACACCTTGCTGGCCGTTCCCTTCTTCACGCTCATGGGGCTGATACTGGAGCGCAGCGGCATGGCCGAGGACTTGCTCGACACCGTGGGCCAGGTCTTTGGCCCCATGCGCGGCGGTCTGGCTCTGGCCGTGATCTTTGTGGGCGCCCTGCTGGCTGCCACCACCGGCGTGGTAGCGGCATCGGTGATCTCCATGGGCCTGATCTCGCTGCCCATCATGCTGCGCTACGGCTATGACCGCCGGCTGACCAGCGGCGTGATTGCCGCCTCCGGCACGCTGGCCCAGATCATTCCGCCGTCACTGGTGCTGATCCTGATGGCCGACCAGCTGGGCAAGAGCGTGGGCGACATGTACAAGGGCGCCTTCCTCCCCGGCTTCATGCTGATGGGCATGTATGTGCTGTATGTGATGTTTCTGGCGGTGTTCAAGCCCCACCAGGTGCCCGCCCTGCCGCCGGAAGCGCGCACCTACCGCGAACCCAACGGCAGCGGCGGCTACACCTCGCTGGCCATTCTGGCCGCGCTGTCGGCCACCGTGTCGATCTTCCTGGCGCGCCACATGGCCGACGTGCACAGCTGGTGGCAAGGCGAACTGGTCACATCCGTGGCCACCGACGAAAAGGTCGTGGTCGCCATGTGCGGTGGCACGGCGGTGGCGCTGGTCATTGCACTGCTCAACAAGGGTTTCAAGCTGGGCTTGCTCTCGCGCCTGGCAGAACGCGTGACCTTTGTGCTGATCCCGCCGCTGCTGCTGATCTTTCTGGTGCTGGGCACGATCTTTTTGGGCATTGCCACGCCCACCGAAGGCGGCGCCATGGGTGCCATGGGCGCGTTGATCATGGGCTGGGCACGCAAGCGCCTGGACATGAAGCTGCTCAAGCAGGCCCTCGCCTCCACCACCAAGCTGTCGAGCTTCGTGATGTTCATCCTGATTGGCGCCACCACGTTCAGCCTGGTGTTCCAGGCGGCCGACGGCCCTGTCTGGGTGGAGCATCTGCTGACCACGTTGCCTGGCGGCCAGGTCGGCTTCCTGATCGCGGTGAACCTGATGGTGTTCTTCCTGGCGTTCTTCCTCGACTACTTCGAGCTGTCGTTCATCGTGGTGCCCCTGCTCGCGCCCGTGGCAGACAAGCTGGGCATCGACCTGATCTGGTTTGGTGTGCTGCTGGCGGTGAACATGCAGACCTCCTTCATGCACCCGCCGTTTGGCTTTGCGCTGTTCTTCCTGCGCTCGGTGGCCCCCGACAAGCCCTACATCGACCGCGTCACGCGCAAGACCATGCAGCCCGTCACCACGATGCAGATCTACCGGGGCGCCATTCCGTTCCTGCTGATCCAGCTGACCATGGTGGGCCTTCTGATTGCGTTCCCCGGGATCGTCACGGGTGCGCTGGACGCCAAGGTGGAATACAACATGGAGAGCATTGGCGACCAGATGCGCGACACCCTGGGCGGGCCGGCCGAGAGTGAACCCTATGGCCAGGAGCCGTATGGCGCCAGCGAGGAGCCGGCTCCTGCCGCTGAAACACCAGCGCCCGATGCCGCACCACCCATGCCAGAACCGGACGCAGCCCCCGCCGACGATCCCCTGAAGGCCATGGAAGACGCCCTGAAGAAGCCGACGAACTAA
- a CDS encoding extracellular solute-binding protein has product MKNLKSFWPLALIGKALPAIVFVVGGAAHAQSITMASTTSTEQSGLFGYLLPEFKKASGLDVKVVALGTGQALDTARRGDADVLFVHDQVAEEKFVADGWGVKRYPVMYNDFILVGPKNDPAGVKGKDIVDALKKLAAGNGDFVSRGDKSGTHAAELRYWKLAGADAAKGSGYKECGCGMGPALNIAASSGAYALADRGTWLNFKNRADLAVLVEGDTRLFNQYGVMVVNPARHPHVKAQDAQKFVDWVVSPAGQTAIANYKIGGEQLFFPNAAK; this is encoded by the coding sequence ATGAAGAATTTAAAGTCTTTTTGGCCTCTGGCGCTTATTGGTAAAGCGCTTCCAGCTATCGTTTTTGTAGTTGGTGGGGCTGCCCATGCGCAGTCCATCACCATGGCGTCCACCACGTCCACCGAGCAGTCGGGCCTGTTCGGTTATCTGCTGCCCGAGTTCAAGAAGGCCAGCGGGCTGGATGTGAAGGTGGTGGCCCTGGGCACGGGGCAGGCGCTCGACACGGCGCGCCGCGGCGATGCGGATGTGCTTTTCGTGCACGACCAGGTGGCCGAAGAAAAGTTTGTCGCCGACGGCTGGGGCGTGAAGCGTTACCCCGTGATGTACAACGACTTCATCCTGGTGGGTCCCAAGAACGATCCCGCCGGTGTCAAGGGCAAGGACATCGTGGATGCGCTGAAAAAGCTGGCCGCTGGCAACGGCGATTTTGTCTCGCGCGGCGACAAGAGCGGCACGCACGCCGCCGAGCTGCGCTACTGGAAGCTGGCCGGCGCCGATGCCGCCAAGGGCAGCGGCTACAAGGAATGCGGCTGTGGCATGGGCCCGGCGCTCAACATTGCGGCATCCAGCGGCGCCTATGCGCTGGCCGACCGCGGCACCTGGCTCAACTTCAAGAACCGCGCCGATCTGGCCGTGCTGGTGGAGGGCGACACGCGCCTGTTCAACCAGTATGGCGTGATGGTGGTGAACCCCGCCCGGCACCCGCATGTGAAGGCGCAGGACGCGCAGAAATTCGTGGACTGGGTGGTCTCGCCCGCAGGCCAGACGGCGATTGCCAACTACAAGATTGGCGGCGAGCAGCTGTTCTTCCCGAACGCTGCGAAGTAA